One Schistocerca nitens isolate TAMUIC-IGC-003100 chromosome 1, iqSchNite1.1, whole genome shotgun sequence DNA segment encodes these proteins:
- the LOC126203045 gene encoding spidroin-1-like has translation MPPECSQAQMAADCLAAEISCGRRRGGSAEGGEGAVRKEARGQCGRRRGGSAEGGEGAVRKEARGQCGRRRGGSAEGGEGAVRKEARGQCGRRRGGSAEGGEGAVRKEARGQCGRRRGGSAEGGEGAVRKEARGQCGRRRGGSAEGGEGAVRKEARGQCGRRRGGSAEGGEGAVRKEGAVRKEGAVRKEGAVRKEGAVRKEGAVRKEGAVRKEGAVRKEGAVRKEGAVRKEGAVRKEGAVRKEGAPVEITGDLFEDETTVLKRDPPQTKDNC, from the exons ATGCCTCCTGAGTGCTCACAAGCACAAATGGCAGCTGACTGCCTGGCAGCAGAGATTTCA tgcggaaggaggcgagggggcagtgcggaaggaggcgagggggcagtgcggaaggaggcgagggggcagtgcggaaggaggcgagggggcagtgcggaaggaggcgagggggcagtgcggaaggaggcgagggggcagtgcggaaggaggcgagggggcagtgcggaaggaggcgagggggcagtgcggaaggaggcgagggggcagtgcggaaggaggcgagggggcagtgcggaaggaggcgagggggcagtgcggaaggaggcgagggggcagtgcggaaggaggcgagggggcagtgcggaaggaggcgagggggcagtgcggaaggaggcgagggggcagtgcggaaggaggcgagggggcagtgcggaaggaggcgagggggcagtgcggaaggaggcgagggggcagtgcggaaggaggcgagggggcagtgcggaaggaggcgagggggcagtgcggaaggagggggcagtgcggaaggagggggcagtgcggaaggagggggcagtgcggaaggagggggcagtgcggaaggagggggcagtgcggaaggagggggcagtgcggaaggagggggcagtgcggaaggagggggcagtgcggaaggagggggcagtgcggaaggagggggcagtgcggaaggagggggcagtgcggaaggagggggca CCTGTGGAGATAACTGGAGATCTATTCGAAGATGAGACAACAGTATTAAAACGTGATCCTCCTCAAACAAAGGATAATTGTTAA